The window CTACTTCGCGGATCGTTTCTTCTTCCAGATCTGTTCTCTTTACGAGATCATCCACGGTGATGGCCAGCACAGATTTCGCGGTATCGCAACCAATGGATTTCAATTCTTCTATTATCCACTCGTCGATTTCATCGGAGAATTCTTCCAGATCCACGTCCTCATCTTCATCTTCCGTATCGCGGTACACATCAATTTCATATCCTGTCAGGCGACCGGCGAGTTTAATATTATGTCCGCCTTTACCAATTGCCAATGATACCTGATCGGGTTTCATGAATACGGCGGCGCGATGTGTTTCATCATCCAGCTTCAGCGAGGTAATTTTCGCCGGACTCAAGGCACGGGTGATGTACAACTGCAGATTCGATGTATAATTGATCACATCAATATTTTCATTTCTCAACTCTCTAACGATACCGTGTATACGAGAACCTTTCATTCCCACACAGGCACCAACAGGATCAATACGGTCATCATAACTTTCCACCGCCACTTTCGCACGCTCTCCCGGTTCACGCACAATATTTTTAATCGTGATAAGACCATCGAACACTTCCGGTACTTCCTGTTCAAACAAACGCTCGAGGAAGACAGGAGAAGTCCGTGATAAAATAATTTTGGGACTCGCGTTCAACATCTCCACACGAAGCACCACTGCACGAACGGCATCTCCCTTCTTGAAGAAATCGGCAGGAATCGTTTCACCTTTCGGCAATACCAGTTCATTCCCTTCATCATCAAGGACCAAAATTTCCTTCTTCCAGATCTGATACACCTCACCGGTAATGATCTCCCCTACTCTGTCCTTATATTTCCTGTAAATACCATCTTTCTCCAGCTCGGTAATACGCGACACCAGATTCTGACGCAGCGCCAATACGGCACGACGACCGAAATCCCCGAGACGCACAGATTCCGTCAACTCCTCACCCACTTCAAAATCCGGTTCGATCTTGATGGCTTCTGAATAGGCGATTTGCGTCGCGTCATCTTCCACCATACCATCGTCAACAATCATACGGTTCCGGTAAATTTCAAGGTCACCCTTGTCGATGTTAATGATCACATCGAAATTATCAGAAGTGCCGAATTTCTTGCGCAATGTGGCTTTAATCACATCTTCAAGGATACTCATCATCGTAGCCCTGTCGATATTTTTTACCTCCTTAAACTCCGAGAAGGATTCTATCAATACTTGATGGTCCATTGGACTTATTTGAATTTATAGTTAATAATCAATTTCGCTTCTTTAATATTTTCAAAGGGAATGGTATGCTTCACTTCCGTAATAATCTTCTTTTTATTCTCCTTTCTCGAGACCGTTTCCAGCACTTCAATTCCGGCCGGATGAACTTCCTGCAAGATACCTTTTAGCTCTATGCCGTCAACACGCAGCACCCTTAATTCTTTACCAATGCGACGTTCATATTGCTGGGGCACCATCAGCGGCGCATCCATTCCCGGACTCCCTACCTCCACTTCATGACTCTCCAGAAAACCGGAGGTCTCGAAATGATTCAGCAGGTAGCGGGTCAGCAAGGCGCACTCCTCCAGCTTCACTCCTTCCGGCTTATCGATAGCCACCGTGAGTTTTCCGGGAGATAATTTCACATCCACAAGGAAACATTCCGTTTCTTTGAGATACTCCTTAACCAGGTTCCTTATGTCCTCTTTTTCAGTCATTTGAAATAAAGAAGGGGACATCTGTCCCCTCTCATTCTCCCTGCAAAGATATAAAATTCTAATGATTTACCAAGTTCTCTGCAAGGAGAAGTAAGGAATCGTTAACATTGCGCCCGTGGAAAAGTCAATGACCGCAAAGAAGTGGCTCGACAGAGGGGTATACCTGACCTCGATGGCACTTACGACCTTTATCAATAGGAGAAAAGACATTAAAAGCCTGTCTTTCAGTAATATACTTTGCATCAAGGAAGATGAAATAGGCGATTTTATTTACACCCTGCCGGTTTACGAGATGCTGCGGAAGCAATTTCCGGCGGCCCAAATCACGGTACTTTGCCGACCTTTTGGTAAACAAATCTTAAAATATTGCCCCCATGTGAACGCGGTTTTCAGTGAATACACGGATTTAAAAGGAAAATATGACCTCATTATTGACCTGCGAGGGACCATTCCCAGCACTTTTTACGCCCTCAAACATCCCCCGGTCATCCGCCTGGACAGAGGCAGCCTCCGCTATAAAAACCGAAAAAAGGGCGTCCACTCGCATGAATCGGAAGCCAATCTGGAAATCATACTTCCGGTACTCGACGCCAAAAATAAAATCTTAAAACCCACACTTTTCATAAGCGAAAAAGAGAGAGAAGAAGCCAGGAAATTTCTTGAAGAAAAAAACATTTCGAAGTACGCCCTCTTCCACACCGGTGCGCGAAGAATACTCAAAAAATGGCCGCTGGAACGTGTAGCGGAAATCATGAAATGGCTCTATACAGAACATGGACTTTCCTGTATTGTAGTGGGAGATGAGGAAGACGCGAAAGATGCCGAAGCCTTACGACAACTCACCAATATTCCCATTCACCAGGCAGCAGGAAAAGTGAATCTGCTCGTCTTTGCCGCGCTCTGCGAGAAGGCCGACATCTACATCGGCAACGATAGCGGACCCCTGCATATCGCCACCGTAATGGGAGCACCTTCCATCGGGCTCTACGGTCCGGGCGATCCCATCTTTCATCCTCGACTTCCCAATTCCCGTTTTTTACACCATATTCTCGAATGCAATCCTTGTGATCAGGTACATTGTAAATACAAAGAGTATCCTTGCATAGAGCGAATAACTATTGATGAAGTTCGTGAGAAAATAATTGATTTGAAAATTTGAAAATGGGTTGATTTGAAGATGGATGATTTAATGATGGTGGTGAATGAGATTTATTTTGTGAATATAATTACTGATGTAGAAAGTGTTTCGTCGAAGTTAGTCAAATTTTAATTTGAAAATTTGAAAATGTGTTGATTTGAAGATGGATGATCGCGAGAATTCGCGACGCGGGGTTCGCAGGGAAATATCATAATAAATCATAATAATCATAAGCAATCTGCGGCCTATCAAAATAGCATTGAGCATTCGGTTTTTTCAAATTATATCTGTAAATTCAAACCTAAGATTGCGACGAATAGCAATGCTTTTAATTTGAAAATATTTATGTTCCCGAAAAGAATTAATTGATTTTAGTTGAATGACGATCGTCGTCTTCGAAGGAATTTTCCTTTTTAACCACTGAGGCACGCAGGACACGTAGGAACACGGAGGACTTTTTCATTTTCTACAAACCTTAGTTAGTGGTCATCCAGAAAGTCGATTTTCATTCCATATCATCCCGGTGTTTCAGGACAATAATTCACTACTTATCAATTTCAAGGAAGTATATAGCCAGTAGAAAATTTCATTTTAAACCTGCCTGCGTCAAGTTATCGGTAGGCAGGCATTCTGAGGTCTATGTTCATTTTGAAATCAATAGTCTTTTCACCAAAATAATCGCCAACGCAGCTAAGGCTAACATTAAAAAAGCTCCACTCCAACTGAAAACATGAAACCATGGCTGAAGTTGCAACATCATTTTCGAGTGCGGGACATCTAGCTCCTGCATTTGAATAATCGCCTTTTTAACTCCGGCCCCAATGAGTGAAATCCAGAATACCAGCAACGAGAGCTGCACGAGATAAAACCAACCACGAAGCCATCCTGATATTTTTCCTTCATCTTTTTGTACATAAACGGCATCAAAAATTACGGCAAGTAAAATCATCGTATTGATGCCTATGGTAGTTCCCATCGCATGTGCTACGGTGATATGCGTGCCGTGTGTATATAAATTAATAGCCGGGATAGACATTAGCAAAGCCATAAAAAGATTTAGAAAAACCCATAGATCCGCTGCCAGCAGAAAACGATAACTGTAATAATGAAGATGTTTTCGGGATTCTGAAAGTGAAGCTTTAAAATTAGATATTATCCGCAGAAGAATTACCCATTCGGTCATACTAACAGCATAGCCTATGTAACGAATATATGGTGCCGTAGGAAGTGTATAAATATGGTGACTCCAATTGAACATTAAATTAAAAAGTCCTAAAAAATACATGCCAAAGGTAAGTTTGGATTTAGCGACTGATTTATCGCCGCTGATCCTCTCCATCAAATAAATAGCTGACCCATAAATCATCTGATTCCAGCAACCTACCAGAGAACCATTGACCTTCCATTGCACAATGGTATCACGAATGAAATTTTCCCTGAAATAGGGAATCACCCATAAATAATTTTCAATAAAAATGAAAAGGAAAAAAGCAATACCTGTTCCCCACATCCAGATATAAACGGGAGGAGATTTCAATTTCCATATACTTGAAAAGTAATTCACCACCATCAACAACCAGGCTGCCAGTATGAATAACGACCATTCCTTTGGAAATTCCCAGTACTCCCTTCCTCCGAATTTACCATTAAAATACGAATAGAAAACACCGGCAATAGGAATGACCCACAATAGGAGTTGCAATCGGGAGAGCTGTGGATAACGAATGGGGAGTCCGAGATTTTTCAACCCATAAAAAACAGCACCCGTTGCTCCTGTTAAAATCCAGAATAACATCGTTGACACATGCAGCGGACGTAGTTTTACAAAACCAAGGCTCTCTTTCCATAAACCGGGATTGGTATAACTATGTACAGCCAACACACCGAAGTTGAGTCCGACAATCATCAAAATGAGTGCAAGGATAAAAAAGTTCCGATCAATCGATTCTTTCCACATCAGCGCATGGATTGAGAAATCATCCCATCCCTGCCGATCTCAAAAGATCGTGGATCAGCATTACCACAATTATCCACCGCAAATAGAAATTCGTTCAGTAGCTTCAGCTCCTCCTCTGTCATGGCATATGCCGGCATTTGTCCTGAACCTGATTTTATCATGGCTGCTATATAACCGGGCCCTTTACCGGGTTTAGAATATACATCACTCAGGTCAGGACCTAAATAACCGCCTAATCCGTACAATTGATGACAAGCCTGACAATTGTAGTTTTGCCATATAAGTCGGCCCGCTGCTACGTTTTCCTCGTTTTCTGTTGTTGTGGCGCAAACAGTTCCGGTATAAAGATGCATACTGAATGAAATGAAAAGCAAACAGAAAACCAACATCGTATACCGGGCGTACTGCGCTTTCATCTATCTATAGTTTTTCAAATCTTGCCTGAAAGAAACGCAGATATTTGGGCTCATATATCATCTTGAGTCCTTTTATCTTATCGCGGCGATCATAAACACGCAGCACACTTTCGGTAATTACATCCATATGTGCCTGTGTATATACCCTGCGTGGGATGGTGAACCTGACCAACTCGAGCTTTGGATAATAATTATTCCCATCCGCTTTACGTCCTGCTGAAACAATTCCGCGCTCCATGGTTCGGACGCCGGAATCAATATAAAACTCGGCAGCTAAAGCCTGGGCAGGAAATTGACCTTGTTTTACATGCGGTAAAAAGGCCTTGGCATCAATAAAAATGCCATGACCGCCAATGGGCAATACGATTGGAATTCCACATTCCTTTAATTTATTCCCGAGATATTCTACTTGTCCAACACGGGCCTGCTGGTGTTTATCATTCAAACTTTCCTCAATACCAATGGCCATTGCTTCCATATCGCGCCCGGCCAGACCGCCATACGTGTGGAGCCCTTCATACACCACTACCAGATTCCGGGCTTCTTCAAAAACATCCCATTCATTGGTAGCCATAAATCCACCGATATTCACCAGCGCATCCTTTTTCGCACTCATGGTGGCACCATCGGTGTGCGAACAGATTTCCATTACGATTTCTTTTATGGATTTCTTTTCATATCCCTTTTCCCGTTGCTGAATAAAAAAGGCATTCTCAGCAACGCGTGTCATATCCAGAATGATTCTCAGCTTATGTTTTTTTGTATACGCTCTGAGTTCCTTCAGGTTCTTAAGGCTAATCGGCTGACCTCCCGCCATATTTACGGTAACGCCTATCGTTATATAAGGAATACGCTTGACGCCATACTTCTTCACCAGAACATCCAGCTTTTTTATATCCACATTGCCTTTAAAAGGATGCAGGCTGGCAGGATCATGCGCTTCGTCAATAATAATATCCGCGAAGGTTCCACCGGCCAATTCCTGATGCAGTCGTGTCGTCGTGAAATACATATTGCCGGGAACAACATCTCCTTTCTTAATCAGTATCTTCGAAAGGATATTTTCTGCTCCCCTACCCTGGTGAGTAGGGATCAGGTATTTATAACCATAATACTTTTTCACTGCCCGCTCGAGATTATAGTAATTTCTGCTGCCGGCATAAGCTTCATCACCACGCATCATGCCGGCCCACTGCACATCACTCATCGCAGAGGTGCCGCTATCGGTTAACAAGTCGATATAAACATCTTCCGATTTGAGCAAAAAGGTATTATATCCGGCGTCTCTGATCGCCTTCTTGCGCTGGGCGGATGTTGTCATTTTTAACAACTCCACCATTTTCATTTTATAAGGTTCCGCCCAGACGCCCCTTCTTCCTGCTTTCATAAGCTCAAATTCATTTTTAAATTATCTCAATTCGTACTCCATTTCAATAGCCTTTGGAAATAAAATATTATTTTCCAAATGAATATGTTTATGCAGATCTATCTCAAAATCTTTGAGCATGGAATAGGCAACTCTGTAAGTAGTGCAACCATCATCGGGAACACAATATCCATCCGTCACTTCTCCGATCCGCGCAAACCGGTCACCCTCTGTTTCATGCTCGCTTTCCATGACACGAATAGGTGCCTGCACACTAAATCCACCTGCTGAAAAAGGGACGCCGTTTCGCTGGTCATCTTCCAATCGTCTTACAAGCGGAAACAGAATATTTTCCTCTTTCATCATATGATCCATAAGATTGGCAGCACCTTGTGTGAACAATTCATTCACCTCAAACAGTTCAGGGTGATTTCCCCCATGCACCCTGCATAGCTTTTCAAGAAATTCACCGATCACCGGAACTTGCGTCCGGACATACTGATGATGTTTTGACAAGATATAATCAATGAGACGGTTCAGATCCCATTCATTGAACCCGTCCTCAGTATCAGGTACTGCGACTACGGAATTAAGCTCTTCCAAAATACTATTTGAATCAATATTCATTTTACTGCATACATCACGCAGCATACGGTTACCTCTACAACAAAAATCGATTCCATGTGCATTAAACACACCAGCAGTCCGGTAATCACCTGCCACGATAGCTCCAACAGTTAACTCATCATTAATCTTTCCCATATTTAATTTATTTTTTATTTTGTTACTTTCTTTATTTATAATTCACAGTCCGGATAACAGGCTGAAGTTGAATCCCCCTTCAAATTAACCGGACAGATGTTCTGAAGAACACAGTTTAGCACTGAAAATGCCTGCAATCGACCTTGCTCTCAACTTTGCCTCGTCTGCCATATCACCCTTAAACAATTCATCAATCGTTTTTTCAAAAAGAAATATCCATCTTTCAAAATGTTCCTTTGTCAGTGACATGTACTGATGTGGAGGAAATGGCTGACCAAAATAGGTCCGCTCCTTAAACAATAAAGTTTGCCAGAAACGCACCATCTTTTCCAGGTGAACATCCCATTTATTATTGATCACGCCATTGAATATATTTCCAAGCAGGTCATCTTCGCGTATCTTGAGATAAAACGAATCAACAAAGGATTTAATATCATTCAGATCGGTAATATCTTTCATAAGCGGTTCACCTTCAGATTAACTAATCGCCAGACAGCAAATAGCCTGTAAGGCAACAATCTTCCTTCTTTTACAAGCACAAAGGTTCGTAGTATCCATCGTCAAAAAAATGATCAATATCATATTCATCGCACTATTGCCTCATAAATACTAACTTTGTAATAATTGACATTGCTATATAATTTTAAGAAATATTATCCACATTTATAGGAAAACTTAAAGAGACCTCCCTTAAAACCTAAAGAAATATGAGGAAGAAAACGATAAATATGGACTGCTTTAATTGCGAATCAAGGTTACATTCTGTTTTTTGCAAGATAAGTGACAATGATGTACTGAATGTCAACCTTAATAAGAACCGTTTCGTTTATAATAAGGGGGACATTTTGTTCCACAGAGACACACTTCCGCTCGGAATTTTCATCATTGAAAAAGGAAAAGTTAAAATTTATAAATATGCAGGAAACGGTAGAGATCAAATTGTGCGACTTACTAAACCGGGAGACATTATTGGCTACCGCGCATTATTAAATAGCAGGCCTTATTCATCCACTGCTGAAGCAATTGAAGAAACCGTTGTTTGTTTTTTAAGTAAGGATTTATTCATGGACATCATGAAAAACAACAACAGTGTCAATGAAAACATCCTTAAATTAATGACTAAAGAACTGGATCACACCGAAACATTGCTTTGTGAAAATCATTTTAAGTCAGTAAGGGCAAGAGTGGCTGATATGATTTTGTATATTAAAGAAAAATACGGTTTTGAAAAAGATAATATCACTATTAATATTACTTTATCCCGTAGCGATTTATCATCATTGGTTGGAACGGCAACGGAAACACTTATCCGAACTTTGATTACTTTGAAAGAAGAACAAATAATAGACTTTTCCGGGAAGAGAATACAGATCAAAGATCAAAAAAAACTAATACAGGCTGCACAAAGAAAGGAATCTTAATAACCTGTCACCTTTAGAATTTGTCAAATTAAATAATGCAGTTTAATGTTTTTTTTTAAACTGCTTTCCGTCTTTTGCTAAAAGAAATATTCTTTTTAATGTTAAAATATACTGTGAATTGTGATGATCATCATTTTAACCGAGAAACAATCTTCGTAATTTTGCCTGCTTCTGAAAAACAAAACGAATGATTCCCAACCATCAACATACTTTTCATATTCCGGTAATGGGCTTAGGCTTTACGATTGACAGTCCGGCGAAAATCGCCAAATACGGTATTTCATCGGTCATCTCCATTATGGAAGATGAATTAATTGAAAGTATGCGGGCTTTCTATTGCAAGGCTTACGGGATTACGTACCAGCCGATTAAACAAAATGAAGAAGATTATCGGGCGCGACGCATTACAGCCTATCTGAATACAATCAATCAGGTGGTGAACATACAGTTTGAAACCCTGAAGAAATCATCCTTCTCACCGGATTCAGAACTCAGCAGATACTTTGAATTACTTCCCGATTCTTCCCCTCTGCGTAAACGTTTTATCGCCATGTGCGCAATGCCCGAAGGAATAGAAAAGACTTCTGTTCAGCAGGAATTAAGAAGCGCAATGAAACCCGGATCTATCGATGTAAATATCATGGCAAAGGCCGATCGGTTGGGATACTCAGAAGATGGAAAGGAGTTATTACCGGAGTTTTCTAACGCACTTTCGTCCCTGAGAGGATTTGCAAAGAGTGATTTAAAATCTTCATTGGTTATCTCCGCAGGATATAATCCCCGGTTGTATTCATACATCGGTCAATTTAAAGATTTCTTTCCGGATGAAAATGGAATGCTGACGAAAAAAATAGTTTTAAAAGTAAGTGATTATCGCTCGGCACAGATTCAGGGATTACTGTTGGCTAAAAAAGGAATTTGGGTATCAGAATTCAGAGTGGAATCAGGGTTAAACTGTGGCGGACATGCCTTCCCTACTGAAGGTCTGCTTACAGGACCCATTCTGGAAGAATTTAAGGAAAAAAAAGAAAGCCTGAGGGAAGCATTGAAGAATCAATGTAATACAGCATGGGAAGGATTGGGCATTCCTCATGACCATTTCAACTATGAAATTACTTATTCGGCGCAGGGCGGCATCGGTACCTTTGAAGAAGATACCTTTCTCAGGAAACACTACCAACTTGATTATACCGGTTGGGGAAGTCCTTTTCTTTTAGTGCCTGAATGTACCAATGTAGATGAAGAAACATTGAAGAAACTTACCCAAGCTGAACCTTCTGACTACTATTTAAGCTATGCCTCACCGTTAGGCGTTCCGTTTTACAACTTCAGGCTATCAAGTGCCAATACGGAAAGGATAAACCGCATAAAGGCAAATCGCCCCGGCTCCCCTTGCTATAAAAAACATCTGGCGTCCAATACTGAATTTACTACCGAAACAATCTGTACTGCTTCTCGGGAGTACCAGCAGCTAAAAATAAAATCCGTCACTGAAAGCGCTGTTTCTGAAGAAGAAAAAGCAGCACAAATTAAAAGGATCACTGAAAAAGAATGTTTATGTGAAGGACTTTCAACAGCCACTTTGCTAAAGAACAAATTACCACTCTCACACAAACTGAAATCAGTGAGTATCTGCCCCGGTCCCAATATGGCTTTTTTTAGTCGAATTGCCACCTTAGAAGAAATGTGCGGACATATCTATGGAAGAACCAATCTCATCAGTAAAAAACGTCCGCATTTATTTATCAACGAGCTTAAATTGTATGTTGACTACTTTAAAAGGCAGATGGCTTCAAATCCCTTATCAAATCAGGAATTAAAATATCTGAACAATTTCAAAAACAATCTTCTGAAAGGAATTGACTACTACAAAAATCTGTTTTTAACAATTCAGAACCTGACTGTAAGTACAACTGAAAACATGATTCTTCAACTACGGGAATTTGAAGAACAACTCCAGAATGAAGAAGCGTTTGTGATCGGTTAAAATAATTTTACACGGATTCATTCTATTCTAAACTATCGTTACAATGGATTATTATAACAAATCTTAACAGGTCCTCCTTCGCTAAAGGTTCGGAGGACAAGCATAAAAAATCTGCGGCCTACCTTTCTAAAACAAACCTGTATAATTATTTTTCTACCACACAGCGAGCGAAATAATTACGACCGGAGCTATCGGTGGCTTTAATAAAGTACAGACCTGAATGAATACCTGATACGTCAATCGTCTGTGATCTACCACTGTTTGGAGTGTTGATTAATTTTCCGGATACATCAAACAGTTCAACAACAGCTACATCTTGTCCTGCGGGAAGATGAATAGTTAGAGTCGATTGTACCGGATTGGGGTATATGAACATTTCTTCATTCGAAATTTCTGTCAGTCCGGTCGTAGCAGGATTCACGGCAATAATTTTAATGCCGGTCCAGTTGGATGAAAAGGGGATAGCCGTAACAATATACGCCAGGTAAACGGTATCATTGCTGAAATCCAATCCCCAGGTACCGATGTTGTTGTTTACTCCACCGTAAAAGGAACAGGAGTCGGGTTGTGTGGGATCAGAAACATCTAATACCAGCA of the Bacteroidota bacterium genome contains:
- a CDS encoding cbb3-type cytochrome c oxidase subunit I — its product is MWKESIDRNFFILALILMIVGLNFGVLAVHSYTNPGLWKESLGFVKLRPLHVSTMLFWILTGATGAVFYGLKNLGLPIRYPQLSRLQLLLWVIPIAGVFYSYFNGKFGGREYWEFPKEWSLFILAAWLLMVVNYFSSIWKLKSPPVYIWMWGTGIAFFLFIFIENYLWVIPYFRENFIRDTIVQWKVNGSLVGCWNQMIYGSAIYLMERISGDKSVAKSKLTFGMYFLGLFNLMFNWSHHIYTLPTAPYIRYIGYAVSMTEWVILLRIISNFKASLSESRKHLHYYSYRFLLAADLWVFLNLFMALLMSIPAINLYTHGTHITVAHAMGTTIGINTMILLAVIFDAVYVQKDEGKISGWLRGWFYLVQLSLLVFWISLIGAGVKKAIIQMQELDVPHSKMMLQLQPWFHVFSWSGAFLMLALAALAIILVKRLLISK
- a CDS encoding tyrosine phenol-lyase, whose amino-acid sequence is MKAGRRGVWAEPYKMKMVELLKMTTSAQRKKAIRDAGYNTFLLKSEDVYIDLLTDSGTSAMSDVQWAGMMRGDEAYAGSRNYYNLERAVKKYYGYKYLIPTHQGRGAENILSKILIKKGDVVPGNMYFTTTRLHQELAGGTFADIIIDEAHDPASLHPFKGNVDIKKLDVLVKKYGVKRIPYITIGVTVNMAGGQPISLKNLKELRAYTKKHKLRIILDMTRVAENAFFIQQREKGYEKKSIKEIVMEICSHTDGATMSAKKDALVNIGGFMATNEWDVFEEARNLVVVYEGLHTYGGLAGRDMEAMAIGIEESLNDKHQQARVGQVEYLGNKLKECGIPIVLPIGGHGIFIDAKAFLPHVKQGQFPAQALAAEFYIDSGVRTMERGIVSAGRKADGNNYYPKLELVRFTIPRRVYTQAHMDVITESVLRVYDRRDKIKGLKMIYEPKYLRFFQARFEKL
- a CDS encoding cytochrome c, with protein sequence MKAQYARYTMLVFCLLFISFSMHLYTGTVCATTTENEENVAAGRLIWQNYNCQACHQLYGLGGYLGPDLSDVYSKPGKGPGYIAAMIKSGSGQMPAYAMTEEELKLLNEFLFAVDNCGNADPRSFEIGRDGMISQSMR
- a CDS encoding Crp/Fnr family transcriptional regulator, with product MRKKTINMDCFNCESRLHSVFCKISDNDVLNVNLNKNRFVYNKGDILFHRDTLPLGIFIIEKGKVKIYKYAGNGRDQIVRLTKPGDIIGYRALLNSRPYSSTAEAIEETVVCFLSKDLFMDIMKNNNSVNENILKLMTKELDHTETLLCENHFKSVRARVADMILYIKEKYGFEKDNITINITLSRSDLSSLVGTATETLIRTLITLKEEQIIDFSGKRIQIKDQKKLIQAAQRKES
- a CDS encoding glycosyltransferase family 9 protein; translation: MEKSMTAKKWLDRGVYLTSMALTTFINRRKDIKSLSFSNILCIKEDEIGDFIYTLPVYEMLRKQFPAAQITVLCRPFGKQILKYCPHVNAVFSEYTDLKGKYDLIIDLRGTIPSTFYALKHPPVIRLDRGSLRYKNRKKGVHSHESEANLEIILPVLDAKNKILKPTLFISEKEREEARKFLEEKNISKYALFHTGARRILKKWPLERVAEIMKWLYTEHGLSCIVVGDEEDAKDAEALRQLTNIPIHQAAGKVNLLVFAALCEKADIYIGNDSGPLHIATVMGAPSIGLYGPGDPIFHPRLPNSRFLHHILECNPCDQVHCKYKEYPCIERITIDEVREKIIDLKI
- a CDS encoding group III truncated hemoglobin — protein: MKDITDLNDIKSFVDSFYLKIREDDLLGNIFNGVINNKWDVHLEKMVRFWQTLLFKERTYFGQPFPPHQYMSLTKEHFERWIFLFEKTIDELFKGDMADEAKLRARSIAGIFSAKLCSSEHLSG
- the nusA gene encoding transcription termination/antitermination protein NusA, producing the protein MDHQVLIESFSEFKEVKNIDRATMMSILEDVIKATLRKKFGTSDNFDVIINIDKGDLEIYRNRMIVDDGMVEDDATQIAYSEAIKIEPDFEVGEELTESVRLGDFGRRAVLALRQNLVSRITELEKDGIYRKYKDRVGEIITGEVYQIWKKEILVLDDEGNELVLPKGETIPADFFKKGDAVRAVVLRVEMLNASPKIILSRTSPVFLERLFEQEVPEVFDGLITIKNIVREPGERAKVAVESYDDRIDPVGACVGMKGSRIHGIVRELRNENIDVINYTSNLQLYITRALSPAKITSLKLDDETHRAAVFMKPDQVSLAIGKGGHNIKLAGRLTGYEIDVYRDTEDEDEDVDLEEFSDEIDEWIIEELKSIGCDTAKSVLAITVDDLVKRTDLEEETIREVVRILRSEFE
- the ric gene encoding iron-sulfur cluster repair di-iron protein, whose product is MGKINDELTVGAIVAGDYRTAGVFNAHGIDFCCRGNRMLRDVCSKMNIDSNSILEELNSVVAVPDTEDGFNEWDLNRLIDYILSKHHQYVRTQVPVIGEFLEKLCRVHGGNHPELFEVNELFTQGAANLMDHMMKEENILFPLVRRLEDDQRNGVPFSAGGFSVQAPIRVMESEHETEGDRFARIGEVTDGYCVPDDGCTTYRVAYSMLKDFEIDLHKHIHLENNILFPKAIEMEYELR